In one Echinicola marina genomic region, the following are encoded:
- a CDS encoding sialate O-acetylesterase, with amino-acid sequence MNKQFNLYIIICFLLLVSLQAKGQELSFADPLGDHMVVQQNKLLKVWGNAEPGAIVRITADWASSPVEVVADSFGKFLGILPVPRVKRGDFSSHWLRISSNKTSVQLDDILIGDVWICSGQSNMQFGMDEAVNAEEEIKKANHPNLRLFYAGLNFSNVPIDDINGEWKSCDSSAVRKFSAVAYYFGSKLHEDLDIPVGVIFTGIGASAAQAYVPREVLQADSVLNGVYLQPYLQSDKSKEKIDGGFSFEKVTRPYLLYNAIIHPFKNLSISGFCWYQGESNRHERESYRLLTQSMIKSWRAAFSQGELPFYMVQVAPFFYDIEDPKMADYAFFREAQEEVTALGNTEMVVTMDVGEAKDLHPKNKKPIGERLARTALNRYYGELQVDYQGPQLMDVEYDKGKAVVSFKTESIKSGLQTNDGMPPKFFQVAGADQVFYPAQAVIEGNQVVLSSKEVKKPVAVRYAFTNYPVTNLENKAGIPAVPFRTDNWQEPDWK; translated from the coding sequence ATGAATAAACAATTTAATTTATACATCATTATTTGTTTTCTTCTTTTGGTCTCTTTGCAGGCTAAAGGCCAGGAGCTGTCTTTTGCTGATCCATTGGGAGACCATATGGTCGTGCAGCAAAATAAGCTGTTGAAGGTGTGGGGAAATGCTGAACCAGGAGCCATAGTACGGATTACAGCAGACTGGGCAAGCAGCCCCGTTGAAGTTGTCGCTGATTCATTCGGTAAGTTTTTGGGGATTTTGCCCGTACCGAGGGTAAAAAGAGGTGATTTTAGTTCGCACTGGTTACGGATCAGCAGTAATAAAACATCCGTTCAATTGGACGATATATTGATCGGGGATGTGTGGATTTGCAGCGGGCAGTCCAATATGCAATTTGGCATGGATGAGGCGGTCAACGCCGAGGAAGAAATCAAAAAGGCCAATCATCCCAATTTGAGGTTGTTTTATGCTGGATTAAATTTTAGCAATGTTCCCATAGATGACATAAATGGGGAGTGGAAAAGCTGTGACTCCTCCGCTGTTCGTAAGTTTTCTGCGGTGGCTTATTATTTTGGGAGTAAATTGCATGAAGACTTGGATATTCCTGTGGGAGTGATTTTTACGGGGATTGGAGCTTCAGCGGCCCAAGCTTATGTTCCTCGAGAGGTGTTGCAGGCCGATTCTGTCTTGAACGGAGTGTATTTACAGCCTTATTTACAGTCAGATAAGTCTAAGGAGAAAATTGATGGGGGATTCAGTTTTGAAAAGGTTACAAGACCTTATTTGCTTTATAATGCTATTATCCATCCTTTCAAGAATTTGTCCATTTCCGGTTTTTGTTGGTATCAAGGAGAATCCAACAGGCACGAGCGGGAAAGCTACAGGCTGCTGACCCAATCTATGATCAAGAGTTGGAGAGCTGCTTTTTCTCAGGGAGAGTTGCCTTTTTATATGGTGCAGGTGGCTCCGTTCTTTTATGATATAGAAGATCCGAAAATGGCAGATTATGCATTTTTTAGGGAAGCTCAAGAAGAGGTTACAGCATTGGGCAATACAGAAATGGTGGTGACTATGGATGTGGGGGAAGCAAAGGACCTGCATCCGAAAAACAAGAAGCCCATAGGGGAAAGACTGGCTAGAACGGCATTGAACAGGTATTATGGGGAATTGCAGGTAGATTATCAAGGTCCTCAACTTATGGATGTGGAATATGATAAAGGGAAAGCAGTGGTGAGCTTCAAAACGGAATCAATAAAGAGTGGCTTGCAGACCAATGATGGGATGCCTCCCAAATTTTTCCAAGTGGCAGGTGCTGACCAGGTTTTTTATCCTGCTCAAGCGGTAATAGAAGGAAATCAAGTTGTCCTGAGTTCCAAAGAGGTGAAAAAACCAGTTGCAGTGCGCTATGCATTCACCAATTACCCCGTGACTAATTTAGAAAATAAAGCAGGCATTCCTGCAGTGCCATTTAGGACAGATAATTGGCAGGAACCTGATTGGAAATAA
- a CDS encoding alpha-L-rhamnosidase-related protein: MSCKQMIIPVIKRKEGGKRIALWMVFVHLFLISAFGQVSDKGNDQKPWNANWISVQGSDGYAYGVYYFRKDLALDQVPEDFIVHVSADNRYKLYVNGKLVSLGPARGDTYFWNYETVDLAPHLQQGRNNVTALVWNESELRPEAQVSFRTGFILQGDSEREQILNTDGSWKGVRDKGYQPAPSIFAASTGEMVDMNKSVMNWSDPDLDDSSWPKAAVLLQGKLKGDSDGFGWMLVPSTLPQMEMKYDRIPSLRKVEGMQISNDFPLEKDAITIPGHSKVSLLLDQTYLTNAYLTLKFKEGKDAKIGIKYAETLMDGFTDYGAQKSNRNEVEGKVFYGRRDSLISNGTMGQSFTTLYWRTFRYIELSVETKDEPLTISDIYGTFTGYPFQQASQFKTDNVEIDKILGIGWRTARLCAMDTYWDCPYYEQLQYIGDTRIQAMITYYNSTDDRLARNALTLMDHSRLPEGVTLSRYPTKGTQVISTFSLWYIGLLYDYWMYRPDEAFIKDKLSGARAILEFFSKYQQSDGSLKNTPYWNFVDWANGEGWSVGVPPKGADGSSAIIDMQLLWAFQWAAKLEEHLGLASFAKQYEQKAKQLKETIVRKYWDSSRNLFADTQDKKHFSQHANSLAILTGLVDKEKEQAVCNSLLTDSSLTECTLYFKYYLFQALEKGGFGNDYMQWLDVWRKSMDEGMTTWPEYSNLEYTRSECHAWSSSPNIEFYRMVLGIDSNAPGFSSIKVEPHLGDLSDVGGEIPHPNGKIAVNYQKSGAEWIIDISIPTKTSGMFIWEGKTYQLNEGRNSFRL; this comes from the coding sequence ATGAGTTGTAAGCAGATGATAATCCCTGTGATTAAAAGAAAGGAAGGGGGCAAGCGCATCGCCTTATGGATGGTTTTTGTTCACCTTTTTTTGATCAGTGCTTTTGGTCAAGTTTCAGATAAGGGGAATGATCAAAAGCCATGGAATGCCAACTGGATTTCTGTTCAAGGTTCAGATGGCTATGCCTATGGTGTTTATTATTTTAGAAAAGACTTGGCGCTTGATCAAGTCCCAGAAGATTTTATTGTCCATGTTTCTGCAGATAATCGATATAAACTTTATGTGAATGGCAAATTGGTCTCATTGGGGCCAGCTCGTGGCGATACATATTTTTGGAATTATGAAACGGTTGATTTAGCTCCTCACCTTCAGCAAGGTAGAAACAATGTGACCGCCTTGGTATGGAATGAGTCGGAGTTGAGGCCGGAAGCGCAGGTCAGCTTCCGGACGGGCTTTATTTTGCAGGGTGATTCAGAAAGGGAACAAATACTCAATACCGATGGGAGTTGGAAAGGTGTCAGAGATAAAGGTTATCAGCCTGCACCAAGCATTTTTGCGGCAAGTACAGGTGAAATGGTCGATATGAATAAGTCAGTGATGAATTGGAGTGACCCGGATTTGGATGATAGTTCATGGCCCAAAGCAGCGGTTTTATTGCAAGGAAAGCTTAAAGGTGATTCAGACGGATTTGGTTGGATGCTGGTACCAAGTACTTTGCCGCAGATGGAAATGAAATACGATAGGATTCCGAGTTTGAGAAAAGTGGAGGGTATGCAAATATCAAATGACTTTCCTTTGGAAAAAGATGCCATCACCATACCAGGACATTCTAAGGTGAGTCTTTTATTGGATCAAACTTACCTAACAAATGCTTATTTAACGCTGAAATTTAAGGAAGGAAAAGACGCAAAGATCGGGATAAAATATGCAGAAACATTAATGGATGGATTTACCGATTATGGTGCTCAAAAAAGTAATCGTAATGAAGTGGAGGGTAAGGTTTTCTATGGTCGTAGGGATAGTTTGATTTCAAACGGAACAATGGGGCAATCATTTACGACACTTTATTGGCGGACCTTTCGATATATAGAATTATCAGTTGAAACTAAAGACGAGCCATTGACCATTTCTGATATTTATGGGACTTTTACGGGCTATCCATTTCAGCAAGCGTCCCAGTTTAAAACTGATAATGTTGAAATAGATAAAATTCTTGGGATTGGCTGGAGAACGGCCCGGCTCTGCGCCATGGACACTTATTGGGATTGTCCTTATTATGAGCAGCTGCAATATATTGGGGATACCCGTATTCAGGCCATGATTACTTATTACAATTCTACAGATGATCGTCTTGCACGGAATGCCTTAACACTAATGGACCATTCGCGATTGCCGGAAGGAGTGACCTTGAGTCGTTACCCGACCAAAGGAACCCAGGTAATTTCTACTTTCTCTTTATGGTATATTGGTTTGCTGTATGATTATTGGATGTATAGGCCTGATGAAGCTTTTATCAAGGATAAGCTTTCTGGAGCCAGGGCAATCTTGGAATTTTTCAGCAAATACCAACAAAGCGACGGTTCTTTGAAGAACACACCTTACTGGAATTTTGTGGATTGGGCGAATGGAGAAGGTTGGTCAGTGGGTGTTCCGCCTAAAGGAGCAGATGGAAGCTCGGCAATTATCGATATGCAACTGCTATGGGCTTTCCAGTGGGCAGCCAAATTAGAAGAACATTTGGGCTTGGCTTCTTTTGCCAAGCAATATGAGCAAAAGGCAAAACAACTTAAAGAGACCATAGTGAGGAAATATTGGGATTCATCGAGGAATTTATTTGCTGATACCCAGGATAAGAAACACTTTTCCCAACACGCCAATTCATTGGCCATTTTAACAGGCTTGGTTGATAAAGAAAAGGAGCAGGCGGTTTGTAACAGCCTGCTCACAGATAGTTCACTTACGGAATGCACCTTGTATTTCAAGTATTATCTGTTTCAGGCTTTGGAAAAAGGAGGCTTTGGAAATGATTATATGCAGTGGTTGGATGTATGGCGGAAAAGTATGGATGAAGGAATGACCACATGGCCAGAATATTCGAATTTAGAATACACCCGTTCGGAATGTCATGCTTGGTCAAGTAGTCCAAACATTGAATTTTACAGGATGGTACTTGGTATTGACAGTAATGCCCCTGGATTTTCTTCTATTAAAGTTGAACCACATTTGGGAGATCTCTCAGATGTAGGAGGAGAGATTCCTCATCCAAATGGCAAGATCGCTGTCAACTACCAAAAATCCGGGGCTGAGTGGATAATTGATATATCAATTCCAACCAAAACATCCGGCATGTTTATTTGGGAGGGAAAAACATATCAGCTGAATGAAGGCAGGAATTCCTTTCGGCTTTAA